The Pristiophorus japonicus isolate sPriJap1 unplaced genomic scaffold, sPriJap1.hap1 HAP1_SCAFFOLD_315, whole genome shotgun sequence genome contains the following window.
ggaccctgagactggtccctcacacactgagcctcacattcacacacacttcaactgggtctggatcactggaccctgagactggtccctcacacattgagcctcacattcacacacacttcagctgggtctggatcactggaccctgagactggtcccttacacactgagcctcacattcacacacacttgagctgggtctggatcactggaccctgagagtggtccctcacacactgagcctcacattcacacacacttcagctgggtctggatcactggaccctgagactggtccctcacacactgagcctcacattcacacacacttcagctggatctggatcactggaccctgagactggtccctcacacactgatcctcacattcacacacacttgagctgggtctggatcactggaccctgagactggtccctcacacactgatcctcacattcacacactctacagctgggtctggatcactagaccctgagactggtccctcacacactgatcctcacattcacacacacttcagctgggtctagatcactggaccctgagactggtccctcacacactgagcctcacattcacacacacttcagctgggtctggatcactggaacctgagactggtccctcacacactgagcctcacattcacacacacttcagctgggtctggatcactggaccctgataccggatatgcagcgaatgagttcggacaatggcggggttttcctgcagacagtgagcctcagtatgttttcggtgaaggagaactcgatgaaagcgacactattttattgctcacaaggttagaatcacattgctgtcacagtgcccaatctgacctgcggtcacagatatctgacagcaggcaatggccacctgggtcatttcttcctgagaagtGTCTGCAGCTGTTcacacaccgtgctactggttctcattgccagtggtgttgttactctgcaaacaccattgtacatagacagtgggaaaggggactcgctgctggaaacaccaccgttcacagacaccaggacaatggactcacgtccacaatcaacatcacttcagttccaataaattccacagagccgcaggtgatggagaagctgttcgtgaactggagaatgtaaactttcaaaacaatacatgctgattgatataatgatcggtttattattctccaggcatttccacactcaaaaaccaacacagttatcattcacttcctgatattcttcagctattaaatcgaaaggtgtattctccttttacactcccctgggataacccacgtgttctgatgttcatccggcaataaacattccatggtcacaacatcctaaacctcaatgctgggacttgtatctctttgtgtccaggagcatgatttaatccaattaaactgctaCCGCTATTATAACCCACTCTCTACATAATggtcttctaccttgttcacagacacttacatagcaaaccgcaggccttgtcagatattgcccagtgttatgtctgaagaagcctgggcctgagttgtagcctgctgaggttcaggtaaaatataactcaggatacgatatgtgatgtaatgcaggtctaatgttgggaattgctctgaacttttctttcctaaactaaattaaatattattctcagaggatactgcaacccatttttcagctcatctctgaatttagtctgggttactgcataaatacacgtgtttgtacagcagcttaaaagcagcagcatgtagctggtaTAGTCTGCAATAAGCATCGGGTCATTGAAACCTGTATGATAATACTGGTTTGTAATTcgcattaataagaaatatatcacataggttgtccagagcagtatgaagttagcggatatagcgaagagtaagatgatggatttccttcggttctccatctccggatcattgtgattcacatcattcttgctgcccctcagcctcctgcggactctgctggccgccaaaatgtatcctacagtcagagcattgagcagcagtatcagtaatattgggagcagtggggttaaacagcggttaatccagccaaatgttacccaagcagttacagtgtaatactcgggtTTTGCATTACAGCCCCAGGGTACATTGTCGATTGTATAGACGGGTacatatataaagaaccaggggatgttttttatacagaacagcaggcacacggttcctataaccagggatgcagttttctcggtgcaatatttagtcctcagcttctggcaacaaatggtaacaaaacgatcgaaagtgaaagcgatggttaaccagacagaaatatcggtgactgcacgcatcagcgctatgtggaaagaacacacaggtgtgatgtgcaggaaggtagtcgggaaataataatcattaatccgaaccagtatcacatcagtgataatgaccagtagatccgccgctgccatggtcaccaggtagcgagtgatacatctggagagaccgcactttccccgggacaggatcacaatcgtcaccacattagctgtaaaagggaaacacacaggaacagggaatcagccgtcaggttacagcaagggagccagttacacaggatttggtgtgaaatgtactttactgcaggatctggggactggaactgaactcttttccgctgctagaattgtctagcagaacaggattttaacatacaattgcaatgttaaatatctgtgagtgtggggtaaataACCGAAAATAAACGATTCACAAAGAGTAATAAGAATATACAAAtagactctggaaatttcctcggagctgttacccttctgccactgcaacttcggagaaagtggtgtagaaatccaccggagatccgagtaaactactggccatttaaatgtatgaataaatggacagtgtgagaaggagttatggataattgcgaaAAGTAGCAGTTCAATGACGGAGGAGGGAATGAACAGGAAACAAATTGAAAAtcagtcatgaatggtcaattctaaattgggagatgtttggggagcggtgagaataacgcctgaccgaaatgcagtgaatactaaaggggaacaaccgagggtgagacaaagtgcgggatttgggtccgtggacaggaaaggggagcggatacaaggtgtgggtacgaaatggctcagagttctcatgttgtgttcgcagactggaggctatgagtaaagacctttggacaaactactgtcaaacaccacgataataggggagttggtatgtttcaactcaaccaagttgcaacagttacgtttataatccacgagatgaacatttaatctgatcaactgacttcTTGCCTGGAAGTCTCAGATCTTTGCATTGGTGCCTTGGACAGTGCAAccccccatctggacaaactctaacaataaccacaagggggagaagttcagatgtgatcatgaacaaacaaccttatcttgcaccttcttctgtaatcctaggaaaaatatacattccaaagcacacaatggcacaaggggcataatcttctcctcgcttttgacgcctctaataatgcagcaaacttcagagggagttgtgggtggcgatctccagaccgaagcaacgatacagtacaagtgacaatagaggctgcagtccagcccaggagatacctgccgagattcagcttcagaaaggctccgtggtaaggtcttagctctgaattggcagaatccatctttaatattaatccggcacatagcaatatggagaatctgtctctggtgagaaagactgccggaaagtacatcccaggggatgtgggacattatatgtacctgagcttccagcacaatctatcaacaatgtaagatatgctcagaagtgtttgattcggattcctttggtgtgcaggatagtgtgacatatagcagttgttccaacttgatatacgtaaagagctccatgtgatcatttgtaaagaaatagagacagacagagagcgagagagagactacatatacaaaagaaacatcggcactgaaaagatatcctgaacaagataaggcggctggtgcagaaataattaactgcattcccgttcaactgtgtttcgacaatacagtcttagctggaaattaaatcacacgagtatataagattaatatcgttaagtatgagtgtgtggtatgtggggtggggggggggggggtgaggttacCATGGTACAGAAGTATAATggaaatctacagagaaaaatggacaaagtaactctgaatcaaacacaagagatgggccgtcctgtgctgtttacaagacggaggtgggcctccttcttgaaccgctgcagtccgggtggtgacggtgctccacagagttgttagctggtgagctgcatgaaataatggcgaagatatcAGGAGAAAATATTTCCGCCTGTCTTAGCAAAtggccaaatctgtcagtaatttatgtatctgaactatacaacctcataaaagttgctaaaatcatgtccCCTGTTCAGTAATTTTCAAACCACTTAATTAATTCAACTATTGAAAcattatttcaacaacaacaataatttctacttatagagcgcctttataaaacttcccgaggcgcttcacaggagtgtgacaagacacaacaaataaatttggcaccgagccacataagaataaattacgaccgatgaccaaaagcttggtcagagggagGTTTTCagcactgtcttcaaggaagaaagggaggtatagaggcggtgaggatttagggaggctgttccagagctcagggctcggactgctgaaggaacggccaccaatggttgagcagttataatcagggatacacaagagggtagaatttgaggagcgcagatatcttgggaggtTGCGATTttgaagcagattacagagatagcgaaggacaaggccatggagggatttacacacagaaggagaattttgaagccgaggtattgttgaaccgggatcagtgtagctcagcgagcacaggggtgatgggtgagtgggatttcgtgcgagattggaaatgcactggcgagttttgaatgacttcaagtttacatagtgtagaatgtaggaggtcagccaggagtgtgttggagctgtacaaactcgaggtaacaaaggcatggatgagggtttcagcagcagaggagctgaggcaggggcgaagacggGCAATGCCATAtcgcagatatgtggccagaagatcaTTTCACGTTCTAAAGGACACCGAGTTTGCGAACTGTCTGCttcagtcacagacagaagcaCGGGAGAGGGGTCGAGTGGatagttagggaacacagtttgtggcaggaaccaaagAGAATGTCgtcagccttcccaatatttaattagagaaatgttctgctcatccagtactggatgtcggacaagcagtctgccaatttagagaccttggaggggtcGAAAGAAATGGTGGTGtgatgtggagactgacgctgtgttttaggaTGATGTCAAGAGGCAGCATATAGTGGAGAAACGCGAGTGTGCCAAGGATAATTCCttggggaacacgatatgcaacgatttgaTCGTGGGAATATAAGCGAATGCAAGTGATTTTCTGTCTACAATTAGGGAGATATGGATGGAacaaggtgagtgcagtcccacccagctggagggtggtgaagaggcattggaggaTCATGGAGTACTCAAACATATCAAAGGTTGCGGGCATGTCGAGATTGTTGAGGGAAAGGTTACTGttgtcaatgtcacaaaggatgacttttgtgactttgatgagagctgtttcggtagcgTGGCTTGGCGGAAACCAGAATACAGGGAttaaaacatggagttccgggaggcgacaacatgttcaaggacttggcaGTGGACattgaggttggagagggggcgataGCTTGCAAGCTGAATAGTGTcaatggttttttgaggagagagatgatgacggtagatttgaaggagacgaGAGGACCTGAGCTGAGAGTACCGTTAACTATGTCAGCTAACacaggagccagaaaaggaagttggctggtcagcaccttggtgggaatagggtcaagtgagcaggaagtgggtctcatggataagatgaacatggagaggtcaagaggggcagatcagggagagactagagagagatgcgacttcatggCTAGCGCAGGGTGGAAACTTAAGGGACGTTTGACCCGTTGGGCTCGAGgatggaagagaagtggcagaggcagctgattgggtggtctcaatctttgagacaaataattccatgagctactcacacttgttgttggaggtgagtgtggtggagacaggggagaggggtttcacaagaaggttaacagtcgagaataCTAGCCGGGGGTTATGTTTGCATTCTATAATGGTGctagaatagtgagcagttttggcagacatgagtagggcccgataatactttatgtgatctagccaaatctggcgttgattggttaaaccagttgtccgccacatccgtagaAGTCTGCGATCCttgtacttgagtgagcgagaatgagggccgtaccaggggaaaggccagggtgagagagattaattgttttaataggatcTAGgtcatcaaaggtgatggtgaagggatatttggggagattagtggctgcagaaatggcattgccaattaattcattatctcctcGCTTTGAACAGAGTCATAGTTTAAATAGTGGTGATACCTGATTAACAAATATTCTTGTAACAAAACGATTTGAAAATTAATCTTGTTGCTattgcagctgctatataatgacaggactaaaaggaaacaatgtccttctctcacaGAATCCAAACACCACTGTTGCCAGTTACAAAACAAAATATAATTACTATCATATCTTACTGTTTCTATTTTCCAAATtctccatcccttcagtctccggttccactaccagtgcaatgtcccaaatataatcattacattTGTGTATAACTGATTGCAAATGTTTAAAAATGAAATTTGCGGCCATAGGGCATAactgtgcttggtgcacgaattcagctctgaataaatacatcaccaCTGTGGTTTCAGGAAATGCTTGAAAACACAACCGTATTTGACAGAAAAGGTGTGCAATAAAACACTTGATTGTTACAGTCTAGCAAAGTTAATATAGACCTTCACTCTTTGTCAGAAGATGAtttctacaacttcgtaacataccttgtcATGTAACTAAATGTCTATatatatgcacacagcaagatccagaAACACAACATCTagttggtaaagttggctaaggtttgctTTATTCGAAAACACTGCCATGGGAAAGTCAGTGCATACGAATGTGAGCCTAGATTTTCGACAGGGTGTCAAACCCataaacttctgattcagatgggagccccggctgttacatttaaaggcgaggtagataatttaaccagagcatgcaaagaggagagCATTAGCGAAgggttcctgacgctgctaacgattaactgaaacaatttcacaaTCTAACGACATCCCTCTGTGATAATACTGCGCTCATTCTCACTTGGAACCGCAAtgctccgagacattccatgtaaaacaatgtcagattttgagttggagattcaaaaacattgtaatatcaacaaacatctcgcaaagtttggagggaatggaggacagatattctcggaatttccgatagtgacccaaatctgacaaataatcacctcaggaccgacagagcaataaacaggccctccaggtaatacagcgagacacggatttatgcaatcggtaTCCTGTTAAAATGAGCGCTGGAAACTCTATGGGCTGCAGGATATCATCGGACATTTTTTCGTGTAGAACATTCAGAcacactgaaattggacctgcgattaccggaaagctcattgcagaaatgatgactctggtgTTTGACGTATAGGATAGCAGGATTAgatcattctgccccacaagccttttccaccattccagtagaccatgggtgatcggcaccctgactccaattaccgtcttggttcaataccccttgataccctgaccttaacaaatctatcggtcagagtctgtaaatttacaactgaccat
Protein-coding sequences here:
- the LOC139249483 gene encoding probable G-protein coupled receptor 139 codes for the protein PPPVGHYYLVPLQAQPLLLCQESPDSMRVPLTAYPFSWLPPILQAVMIYYPIIAAIGIPNPPPVGHYYLVPLQAQPLLLCQESPDSMRVPLTAYPFSWLPPILQALMIYYPIIAAIGIPANVVTIVILSRGKCGLSRCITRYLVTMAAADLLVIITDVILVRINDYYFPTTFLHITPVCSFHIALMRAVTDISVWLTIAFTFDRFVTICCQKLRTKYCTEKTASLVIGTVCLLFCIKNIPWFFIYVPVYTIDNVPWGCNAKPEYYTVTAWVTFGWINRCLTPLLPILLILLLNALTVGYILAASRVRRRLRGSKNDVNHNDPEMENRRKSIILLFAISANFILLWTTYVIYFLLMRITNQYYHTGFNDPMLIADYTSYMLLLLSCCTNTCIYAVTQTKFRDELKNGLQYPLRIIFNLV